Proteins from one Mercurialis annua linkage group LG7, ddMerAnnu1.2, whole genome shotgun sequence genomic window:
- the LOC126654843 gene encoding probable inactive histone-lysine N-methyltransferase SUVR2 isoform X2, translating into MAPNPKIMNAFRAMKNLGIPQDKVKPVLKKLLKLYDNNWLYVEEENYRALADAIFEADDDQSKGGNIEEEAEVHDEPEQPLKRQRLRSEEGQACAVSDDSNSMSGGPLMKKPKVEGEAARGANALQRSPDMRKPQPGDLSPQNRNSESSQMRNSYKGKEPMLLQAASKEKRPIVERPSLAVQIRDPVGDRGKQKMRESNALIKPKDEPFTDELPPDNLPCYEAPIAVIRPVRSITTGKPNDHVPLASHFSEENGGDTLPVSSSERRTNSELAAATQDKSSSDLEIASSTLGEVKISLSCHSLLGKPNFHMPSQDELLKSMQEKCLQSYKIIDPNFSVLQMLKDICECFLELGTDSSHESQESVMNVTTTVDVLKKPAACIALGNGLVDMCSLTEESAERITRPLQPIIEDTQASANGSVEIDRGDELEDPESHSLVVVPQNQLTSSEIRSLHDISDIAKGEEFVEIPWLNEINKECPPSFNYISQNLIFQNAHVKFTLSQIKAENCCSTCIGDCLSSTTVCACASENGDKFAYNSQGLLTEEFLEDCISITRDPQRQCLSYCKACPLERSKNEEILEPCKGHVKRNYIKECWSKCACHKLCGNRVVQRGIMCQLQVFFTPEGKGWGLRTLDKLPKGTFVCEYVGEILTGKELQERKMQRTRGTNVNRHTCSVLLDAYWCLKGAVKDEETLCLDASFFGNVARFINHRCLDSNLIEIPVKMDTPDHHYYHLAFFTTRDVDAMEELTWDYGIDFDDNDHPVEMFRCLCGSKFCRNMKRSNRSKHLLR; encoded by the exons ATGGCACCGAATCCCAAAATTATGAACGCCTTTCGGGCGATGAAGAATCTTGGTATACCCCAAGACAAAGTGAAACCTGTTTTGAAGAAACTTCTTAAATTGTATGACAACAACTGGTTATATGTTGAGGAAGAAAATTATAGAGCTTTAGCTGATGCCATCTTTGAAGCTGATGATGATCAATCCAAG GGAGGAAATATTGAGGAAGAAGCTGAGGTGCATGATGAACCTGAGCAGCCGTTGAAAAGACAGCGGTTAAGAAGTGAAGAAGGGCAAGCCTGTGCTGTTTCGGATGACTCCAACTCAATGTCTGGTGGACCTCTGATGAAAAAGCCTAAAGTAGAGGGTGAAGCAGCGCGTGGTGCAAATGCTTTACAGAGATCGCCAGATATGAGGAAGCCGCAACCTGGGGATCTTTCTCCCCAGAATCGTAATTCAGAGTCGTCGCAGATGCGGAACTCGTATAAGGGAAAGGAACCTATGTTGCTGCAAGCTGCTTCTAAAGAGAAGAGACCCATTGTAGAGAGACCTTCTCTTGCAGTTCAGATTAGAGATCCTGTGGGTGATCGAGGCAAACAAAAGATGCGTGAATCTAATGCATTGATTAAGCCGAAAGATGAGCCATTTACTGATGAGTTGCCCCCAGACAACTTGCCTTGTTATGAGGCTCCTATTGCAGTGATCCGTCCAG TTAGGAGTATAACAACAGGAAAGCCGAATGATCATGTGCCACTTGCATCCCATTTTAGTGAAGAAAATGGAGGTGATACTCTTCCGGTTTCATCAAGTGAGAGAAGAACCAATTCTGAACTTGCTGCAGCAACTCAAGATAAATCTTCTTCTGACTTAGAGATTGCATCCTCAACATTGGGAGAGGTGAAGATTTCTTTGAGTTGTCACTCATTGCTTGGAAAGCCAAATTTTCACATGCCTAGTCAAGATGAGCTGCTGAAATCAATGCAGGAGAAATGTCTACagtcatataaaataattgatcCTAATTTTTCTGTCTTGCAAATGCTGAAAGATATATGTGAGTGCTTCCTGGAATTGGGAACTGATTCCTCTCATGAATCGCAGGAGAGTGTCATGAATGTAACAACAACAGTTGATGTATTGAAGAAACCAGCTGCCTGCATTGCTTTGGGCAATGGATTAGTGGATATGTGTAGCTTGACTGAAGAGTCCGCAGAACGAATTACAAGGCCACTACAACCCATCATTGAGGATACACAAGCTAGTGCTAATGGTTCTGTTGAAATTGACAGAGGGGATGAGTTAGAAGACCCCGAGTCACATAGTCTGGTGGTTGTTCCACAGAATCAGCTCACTTCTTCAGAGATCAGATCACTTCATGATATCAGTGACATTGCTAAGGGGGAAGAATTTGTTGAAATTCCATGGTTAAATGAAATCAACAAAGAATGCCCTCCATCTTTCAACTACATTTCTCAAAACCTCATTTTTCAAAATGCTCATGTGAAGTTCACTCTCTCTCAAATCAAGGCTGAAAATTGTTGTTCTACATGTATTGGTGATTGTCTGTCCTCCACTACAGTTTGTGCTTGTGCCAGTGAAAATGGAGATAAGTTCGCATACAATTCACAGGGCCTTCTCACGGAAGAGTTTTTAGAGGACTGTATCTCTATAACTCGCGACCCTCAACGGCAATGCCTGTCTTATTGTAAAGCTTGCCCACTTGAAAGATCAAAAAATGAAGAGATCTTAGAACCATGCAAGGGCCATGTGAAGAGGAATTATATAAAAGAATGCTGGAGCAAATGTGCCTGCCATAAGCTGTGTGGAAATCGAGTAGTGCAGCGAGGTATAATGTGTCAATTACAG GTTTTCTTTACACCCGAAGGAAAGGGATGGGGTCTCAGAACCCTAGATAAGTTGCCGAAAGGGACCTTTGTGTGCGAGTATGTTGGAGAAATACTAACTGGCAAGGAGTTGCAAGAGAGAAAGATGCAAAGAACAAGAGGCACCAATGTTAACCGTCATACATGTTCAGTTTTACTGGACGCATATTGGTGCTTGAAAGGAGCAGTGAAGGACGAAGAAACTCTTTGTTTGGATGCATCATTTTTTGGAAATGTTGCTAGGTTTATCAATCACAG GTGCCTTGATTCAAACTTGATTGAGATCCCAGTCAAAATGGATACACCAGATCATCATTACTATCAT CTTGCCTTCTTTACCACTAGAGATGTAGATGCTATGGAAGAACTAACATGG GATTATGGTATTGATTTCGACGATAATGATCATCCTGTGGAGATGTTCCGGTGCTTATGTGGTAGCAAGTTCTGCAGGAACATGAAACGTTCTAATA GGTCCAAGCATCTGTTAAGATGA
- the LOC126654613 gene encoding mitochondrial import receptor subunit TOM9-2 → MATDSRRGGVSLPARKSSKPKTEPTIFTKLSDSEIVAKGKQAAYDTAFVAKKLLRSTGKAAWIAGTTFLILVVPLIIEMDREQQFSELELQQQSLLGAPPQK, encoded by the coding sequence ATGGCTACCGACTCACGACGTGGCGGAGTATCACTTCCGGCTAGGAAATCCTCCAAGCCAAAAACAGAGCCTACAATCTTCACTAAGCTAAGCGATTCCGAAATCGTCGCAAAAGGAAAGCAAGCTGCGTACGACACCGCGTTTGTCGCTAAAAAGCTGCTCCGCAGCACCGGAAAAGCCGCGTGGATTGCGGGGACCACCTTCTTAATTCTGGTGGTGCCTCTAATCATCGAGATGGACCGCGAGCAGCAATTCAGCGAGCTCGAACTCCAACAGCAAAGCCTCCTCGGAGCTCCGCCCCAAAAGTGA
- the LOC126654845 gene encoding uncharacterized protein LOC126654845, whose amino-acid sequence MSKNCNVYVSALYTGTRVNKSSSTSDISIHLKVSSSYVSDVTVPTSKRHLTLESLNRAEKVATEIESSCTEKSFLVPCHSLLSEDDSSLDFVSKMISDMNISFSLDKLHWRASPRDDWIPFGDRDDVVREILSLARGKASAVSTADQPKKLSFLVGIKRKIMIPHHEFEAMANARETELAGQEISDSIAWINQQPIPDRIRFLRLLKEHPKYNCFETLIEGAVRDLLEHTESKQIPASQSSIEALQEVIFDGDDDDTVSSCIFCMENLVISSPVTVMPCKHKFHKTCIVNWLERSHVCPLCRFELPTAP is encoded by the coding sequence ATGTCCAAAAACTGCAATGTCTACGTCTCTGCCTTGTACACGGGTACGAGGGTAAATAAGTCTTCTTCGACTTCCGATATCTCCATTCACCTTAAAGTATCATCGAGCTATGTTTCAGATGTAACGGTCCCGACGAGCAAGAGACACCTTACTTTAGAATCTCTCAACAGAGCAGAAAAGGTAGCAACGGAGATTGAAAGCTCATGCACGGAGAAATCTTTTCTTGTTCCATGCCATTCTTTACTGTCCGAAGATGATTCTTCGTTGGACTTTGTTAGCAAGATGATCTCCGACATGAACATATCTTTTTCTTTAGATAAGCTTCATTGGAGAGCAAGTCCGAGAGATGACTGGATTCCTTTTGGGGATCGAGATGATGTTGTTAGGGAGATCCTTAGTCTTGCTCGTGGCAAGGCCAGTGCAGTTTCGACTGCTGATCAGCCGAAGAAGTTGAGCTTCCTAGTTGGTATCAAACGAAAAATAATGATTCCGCATCATGAATTTGAGGCAATGGCTAATGCAAGAGAAACTGAGTTAGCAGGACAAGAAATTTCTGATAGCATTGCATGGATCAACCAACAGCCAATTCCTGACAGGATTCGCTTTCTGAGGTTGCTCAAAGAACATCcaaaatataattgttttgagACATTGATTGAGGGAGCAGTAAGGGATTTATTAGAACACACAGAATCCAAGCAAATTCCAGCATCCCAGTCATCAATTGAGGCTTTACAGGAGGTCATATTTGACGGCGATGATGATGATACAGTGTCTTCGTGTATATTCTGTATGGAAAATCTGGTCATCAGTTCTCCAGTCACTGTCATGCCATGTAAGCACAAGTTCCACAAGACCTGCATTGTAAATTGGCTGGAACGGAGCCATGTGTGTCCCTTGTGCCGCTTTGAGTTACCAACTGCACCATAG
- the LOC126654843 gene encoding histone-lysine N-methyltransferase SUVR4 isoform X3: protein MAPNPKIMNAFRAMKNLGIPQDKVKPVLKKLLKLYDNNWLYVEEENYRALADAIFEADDDQSKGGNIEEEAEVHDEPEQPLKRQRLRSEEGQACAVSDDSNSMSGGPLMKKPKVEGEAARGANALQRSPDMRKPQPGDLSPQNRNSESSQMRNSYKGKEPMLLQAASKEKRPIVERPSLAVQIRDPVGDRGKQKMRESNALIKPKDEPFTDELPPDNLPCYEAPIAVIRPDSSSVRSITTGKPNDHVPLASHFSEENGGDTLPVSSSERRTNSELAAATQDKSSSDLEIASSTLGEESVMNVTTTVDVLKKPAACIALGNGLVDMCSLTEESAERITRPLQPIIEDTQASANGSVEIDRGDELEDPESHSLVVVPQNQLTSSEIRSLHDISDIAKGEEFVEIPWLNEINKECPPSFNYISQNLIFQNAHVKFTLSQIKAENCCSTCIGDCLSSTTVCACASENGDKFAYNSQGLLTEEFLEDCISITRDPQRQCLSYCKACPLERSKNEEILEPCKGHVKRNYIKECWSKCACHKLCGNRVVQRGIMCQLQVFFTPEGKGWGLRTLDKLPKGTFVCEYVGEILTGKELQERKMQRTRGTNVNRHTCSVLLDAYWCLKGAVKDEETLCLDASFFGNVARFINHRCLDSNLIEIPVKMDTPDHHYYHLAFFTTRDVDAMEELTWDYGIDFDDNDHPVEMFRCLCGSKFCRNMKRSNRSKHLLR, encoded by the exons ATGGCACCGAATCCCAAAATTATGAACGCCTTTCGGGCGATGAAGAATCTTGGTATACCCCAAGACAAAGTGAAACCTGTTTTGAAGAAACTTCTTAAATTGTATGACAACAACTGGTTATATGTTGAGGAAGAAAATTATAGAGCTTTAGCTGATGCCATCTTTGAAGCTGATGATGATCAATCCAAG GGAGGAAATATTGAGGAAGAAGCTGAGGTGCATGATGAACCTGAGCAGCCGTTGAAAAGACAGCGGTTAAGAAGTGAAGAAGGGCAAGCCTGTGCTGTTTCGGATGACTCCAACTCAATGTCTGGTGGACCTCTGATGAAAAAGCCTAAAGTAGAGGGTGAAGCAGCGCGTGGTGCAAATGCTTTACAGAGATCGCCAGATATGAGGAAGCCGCAACCTGGGGATCTTTCTCCCCAGAATCGTAATTCAGAGTCGTCGCAGATGCGGAACTCGTATAAGGGAAAGGAACCTATGTTGCTGCAAGCTGCTTCTAAAGAGAAGAGACCCATTGTAGAGAGACCTTCTCTTGCAGTTCAGATTAGAGATCCTGTGGGTGATCGAGGCAAACAAAAGATGCGTGAATCTAATGCATTGATTAAGCCGAAAGATGAGCCATTTACTGATGAGTTGCCCCCAGACAACTTGCCTTGTTATGAGGCTCCTATTGCAGTGATCCGTCCAG ATTCTTCTTCAGTTAGGAGTATAACAACAGGAAAGCCGAATGATCATGTGCCACTTGCATCCCATTTTAGTGAAGAAAATGGAGGTGATACTCTTCCGGTTTCATCAAGTGAGAGAAGAACCAATTCTGAACTTGCTGCAGCAACTCAAGATAAATCTTCTTCTGACTTAGAGATTGCATCCTCAACATTGGGAGAG GAGAGTGTCATGAATGTAACAACAACAGTTGATGTATTGAAGAAACCAGCTGCCTGCATTGCTTTGGGCAATGGATTAGTGGATATGTGTAGCTTGACTGAAGAGTCCGCAGAACGAATTACAAGGCCACTACAACCCATCATTGAGGATACACAAGCTAGTGCTAATGGTTCTGTTGAAATTGACAGAGGGGATGAGTTAGAAGACCCCGAGTCACATAGTCTGGTGGTTGTTCCACAGAATCAGCTCACTTCTTCAGAGATCAGATCACTTCATGATATCAGTGACATTGCTAAGGGGGAAGAATTTGTTGAAATTCCATGGTTAAATGAAATCAACAAAGAATGCCCTCCATCTTTCAACTACATTTCTCAAAACCTCATTTTTCAAAATGCTCATGTGAAGTTCACTCTCTCTCAAATCAAGGCTGAAAATTGTTGTTCTACATGTATTGGTGATTGTCTGTCCTCCACTACAGTTTGTGCTTGTGCCAGTGAAAATGGAGATAAGTTCGCATACAATTCACAGGGCCTTCTCACGGAAGAGTTTTTAGAGGACTGTATCTCTATAACTCGCGACCCTCAACGGCAATGCCTGTCTTATTGTAAAGCTTGCCCACTTGAAAGATCAAAAAATGAAGAGATCTTAGAACCATGCAAGGGCCATGTGAAGAGGAATTATATAAAAGAATGCTGGAGCAAATGTGCCTGCCATAAGCTGTGTGGAAATCGAGTAGTGCAGCGAGGTATAATGTGTCAATTACAG GTTTTCTTTACACCCGAAGGAAAGGGATGGGGTCTCAGAACCCTAGATAAGTTGCCGAAAGGGACCTTTGTGTGCGAGTATGTTGGAGAAATACTAACTGGCAAGGAGTTGCAAGAGAGAAAGATGCAAAGAACAAGAGGCACCAATGTTAACCGTCATACATGTTCAGTTTTACTGGACGCATATTGGTGCTTGAAAGGAGCAGTGAAGGACGAAGAAACTCTTTGTTTGGATGCATCATTTTTTGGAAATGTTGCTAGGTTTATCAATCACAG GTGCCTTGATTCAAACTTGATTGAGATCCCAGTCAAAATGGATACACCAGATCATCATTACTATCAT CTTGCCTTCTTTACCACTAGAGATGTAGATGCTATGGAAGAACTAACATGG GATTATGGTATTGATTTCGACGATAATGATCATCCTGTGGAGATGTTCCGGTGCTTATGTGGTAGCAAGTTCTGCAGGAACATGAAACGTTCTAATA GGTCCAAGCATCTGTTAAGATGA
- the LOC126657666 gene encoding plasmodesmata-located protein 1 → MGFSKPHRPLLFITILAIFLQSSTAANTDYTNFIFKGCAKQNFQDPTGIYSQNLKNLLQSLVSQSSQKNFASTTSGDGQNAIMGLYQCRGDLSTAQCYTCVTKILDMMKKLCGEVIALRVQLSGCYLKYEIVGFKQESGTELLFKVCGSTRASGAGFDELRDSGLAAMVSGVKNGFYTGDYQRVFVLGQCESDLSSGDCGSCLKSGVESVKDECGESISGQVYLQKCFLSYSYYPNGVPTINAGSEVVGTKNHTQRTVAIAVGGVAALGFLVVFLMFVRSILKKRKGKHDGWN, encoded by the exons ATGGGTTTCTCAAAACCACACAGACCTCTCCTTTTCATCACAATTCTTGCGATTTTTCTACAATCCTCAACCGCCGCTAATACAGACTacacaaatttcattttcaaaggCTGTGCAAAGCAAAATTTCCAAGACCCAACTGGGATCTACTCACAGAATCTCAAGAATCTCTTACAATCCTTAGTTTCACAGTCATCACAGAAGAATTTCGCCTCCACAACTTCCGGCGATGGTCAAAATGCCATTATGGGGCTCTATCAATGCCGAGGTGACCTCTCAACCGCTCAATGTTACACATGCGTCACCAAAATCCTCGACATGATGAAGAAGTTATGCGGTGAAGTGATTGCTCTTAGGGTTCAGTTAAGTGGGTGTTATCTAAAATATGAAATTGTTGGGTTCAAGCAGGAGTCTGGGACTGAGTTGCTGTTCAAGGTTTGTGGGTCAACTCGGGCGAGTGGAGCTGGGTTTGACGAGTTGAGGGATTCTGGGCTGGCTGCTATGGTGAGTGGTGTGAAAAATGGGTTTTATACTGGGGATTATCAGAGGGTTTTTGTTTTGGGTCAGTGTGAGAGTGATTTGTCAAGTGGGGATTGTGGGAGTTGTTTGAAAAGTGGTGTTGAGAGTGTGAAAGATGAGTGTGGTGAGTCCATTTCTGGCCAGGTTTATCTTCAGAAATGTTTTCTTAGCTATAGTTATTACCCTAATGGAGTGCCCACCATTAATGCAGGATCAG AAGTGGTAGGGACAAAGAACCATACACAAAGGACAGTGGCCATTGCAGTTGGAGGAGTAGCAGCTTTGGGATTTTTAGTTGTGTTTTTGATGTTTGTTAGATCCATCTTGAAGAAGCGCAAGGGTAAACATGATGGgtggaattga
- the LOC126654843 gene encoding probable inactive histone-lysine N-methyltransferase SUVR2 isoform X1 gives MAPNPKIMNAFRAMKNLGIPQDKVKPVLKKLLKLYDNNWLYVEEENYRALADAIFEADDDQSKGGNIEEEAEVHDEPEQPLKRQRLRSEEGQACAVSDDSNSMSGGPLMKKPKVEGEAARGANALQRSPDMRKPQPGDLSPQNRNSESSQMRNSYKGKEPMLLQAASKEKRPIVERPSLAVQIRDPVGDRGKQKMRESNALIKPKDEPFTDELPPDNLPCYEAPIAVIRPDSSSVRSITTGKPNDHVPLASHFSEENGGDTLPVSSSERRTNSELAAATQDKSSSDLEIASSTLGEVKISLSCHSLLGKPNFHMPSQDELLKSMQEKCLQSYKIIDPNFSVLQMLKDICECFLELGTDSSHESQESVMNVTTTVDVLKKPAACIALGNGLVDMCSLTEESAERITRPLQPIIEDTQASANGSVEIDRGDELEDPESHSLVVVPQNQLTSSEIRSLHDISDIAKGEEFVEIPWLNEINKECPPSFNYISQNLIFQNAHVKFTLSQIKAENCCSTCIGDCLSSTTVCACASENGDKFAYNSQGLLTEEFLEDCISITRDPQRQCLSYCKACPLERSKNEEILEPCKGHVKRNYIKECWSKCACHKLCGNRVVQRGIMCQLQVFFTPEGKGWGLRTLDKLPKGTFVCEYVGEILTGKELQERKMQRTRGTNVNRHTCSVLLDAYWCLKGAVKDEETLCLDASFFGNVARFINHRCLDSNLIEIPVKMDTPDHHYYHLAFFTTRDVDAMEELTWDYGIDFDDNDHPVEMFRCLCGSKFCRNMKRSNRSKHLLR, from the exons ATGGCACCGAATCCCAAAATTATGAACGCCTTTCGGGCGATGAAGAATCTTGGTATACCCCAAGACAAAGTGAAACCTGTTTTGAAGAAACTTCTTAAATTGTATGACAACAACTGGTTATATGTTGAGGAAGAAAATTATAGAGCTTTAGCTGATGCCATCTTTGAAGCTGATGATGATCAATCCAAG GGAGGAAATATTGAGGAAGAAGCTGAGGTGCATGATGAACCTGAGCAGCCGTTGAAAAGACAGCGGTTAAGAAGTGAAGAAGGGCAAGCCTGTGCTGTTTCGGATGACTCCAACTCAATGTCTGGTGGACCTCTGATGAAAAAGCCTAAAGTAGAGGGTGAAGCAGCGCGTGGTGCAAATGCTTTACAGAGATCGCCAGATATGAGGAAGCCGCAACCTGGGGATCTTTCTCCCCAGAATCGTAATTCAGAGTCGTCGCAGATGCGGAACTCGTATAAGGGAAAGGAACCTATGTTGCTGCAAGCTGCTTCTAAAGAGAAGAGACCCATTGTAGAGAGACCTTCTCTTGCAGTTCAGATTAGAGATCCTGTGGGTGATCGAGGCAAACAAAAGATGCGTGAATCTAATGCATTGATTAAGCCGAAAGATGAGCCATTTACTGATGAGTTGCCCCCAGACAACTTGCCTTGTTATGAGGCTCCTATTGCAGTGATCCGTCCAG ATTCTTCTTCAGTTAGGAGTATAACAACAGGAAAGCCGAATGATCATGTGCCACTTGCATCCCATTTTAGTGAAGAAAATGGAGGTGATACTCTTCCGGTTTCATCAAGTGAGAGAAGAACCAATTCTGAACTTGCTGCAGCAACTCAAGATAAATCTTCTTCTGACTTAGAGATTGCATCCTCAACATTGGGAGAGGTGAAGATTTCTTTGAGTTGTCACTCATTGCTTGGAAAGCCAAATTTTCACATGCCTAGTCAAGATGAGCTGCTGAAATCAATGCAGGAGAAATGTCTACagtcatataaaataattgatcCTAATTTTTCTGTCTTGCAAATGCTGAAAGATATATGTGAGTGCTTCCTGGAATTGGGAACTGATTCCTCTCATGAATCGCAGGAGAGTGTCATGAATGTAACAACAACAGTTGATGTATTGAAGAAACCAGCTGCCTGCATTGCTTTGGGCAATGGATTAGTGGATATGTGTAGCTTGACTGAAGAGTCCGCAGAACGAATTACAAGGCCACTACAACCCATCATTGAGGATACACAAGCTAGTGCTAATGGTTCTGTTGAAATTGACAGAGGGGATGAGTTAGAAGACCCCGAGTCACATAGTCTGGTGGTTGTTCCACAGAATCAGCTCACTTCTTCAGAGATCAGATCACTTCATGATATCAGTGACATTGCTAAGGGGGAAGAATTTGTTGAAATTCCATGGTTAAATGAAATCAACAAAGAATGCCCTCCATCTTTCAACTACATTTCTCAAAACCTCATTTTTCAAAATGCTCATGTGAAGTTCACTCTCTCTCAAATCAAGGCTGAAAATTGTTGTTCTACATGTATTGGTGATTGTCTGTCCTCCACTACAGTTTGTGCTTGTGCCAGTGAAAATGGAGATAAGTTCGCATACAATTCACAGGGCCTTCTCACGGAAGAGTTTTTAGAGGACTGTATCTCTATAACTCGCGACCCTCAACGGCAATGCCTGTCTTATTGTAAAGCTTGCCCACTTGAAAGATCAAAAAATGAAGAGATCTTAGAACCATGCAAGGGCCATGTGAAGAGGAATTATATAAAAGAATGCTGGAGCAAATGTGCCTGCCATAAGCTGTGTGGAAATCGAGTAGTGCAGCGAGGTATAATGTGTCAATTACAG GTTTTCTTTACACCCGAAGGAAAGGGATGGGGTCTCAGAACCCTAGATAAGTTGCCGAAAGGGACCTTTGTGTGCGAGTATGTTGGAGAAATACTAACTGGCAAGGAGTTGCAAGAGAGAAAGATGCAAAGAACAAGAGGCACCAATGTTAACCGTCATACATGTTCAGTTTTACTGGACGCATATTGGTGCTTGAAAGGAGCAGTGAAGGACGAAGAAACTCTTTGTTTGGATGCATCATTTTTTGGAAATGTTGCTAGGTTTATCAATCACAG GTGCCTTGATTCAAACTTGATTGAGATCCCAGTCAAAATGGATACACCAGATCATCATTACTATCAT CTTGCCTTCTTTACCACTAGAGATGTAGATGCTATGGAAGAACTAACATGG GATTATGGTATTGATTTCGACGATAATGATCATCCTGTGGAGATGTTCCGGTGCTTATGTGGTAGCAAGTTCTGCAGGAACATGAAACGTTCTAATA GGTCCAAGCATCTGTTAAGATGA